The Ailuropoda melanoleuca isolate Jingjing unplaced genomic scaffold, ASM200744v2 unplaced-scaffold11406, whole genome shotgun sequence genome contains a region encoding:
- the LOC100470153 gene encoding olfactory receptor 52A1: MLIPNGSVFTPAVLTLTGIPGLESVQHWIGIPFGAMYLTAMIGNSLLLIIIVSERSLHEPMYMFLGMLGVTDIALATTIMPKMLGILDIALATTIMPKMLGIFWFHVPEIYFDSCLLQMFLIHTFQGIESGTLLSMALDRYVAICYPLRHSAIFTHQLVAQIGAMVTLRAVILVAPSLVLIRCRFQFYRTTIISHCYCEHMAIVKLAAENVRVNKIYGLFVAFAVAGFDLIFITLSYIQIFITVFRLPQKEARWKAFNTCIAHICVFLQFYLLAFFSFFTHRFGAHVPPYIHILFSSLYLLVPPFLNPLVYGAKTKLIRIHVVKIFFS, translated from the coding sequence GTGCCATGTATCTCACTGCTATGATTGGAAATTCCCTGCTTCTGATCATCATTGTTTCAGAGCGCAGCCTCCATGAGCCCATGTACATGTTCCTAGGCATGCTAGGAGTCACAGATATTGCACTTGCTACCACCATTATGCCCAAGATGCTTGGCATCTTAGATATTGCACTTGCTACCACCATTATGCCCAAGATGCTTGGCATCTTCTGGTTTCATGTACCAGAGATTTATTTTGATTCTTGCTTGCTTCAAATGTTTCTCATCCATACATTTCAGGGCATAGAGTCAGGCACCCTCCTGTCCATGGCCCTGGACCGTTATGTGGCCATCTGTTATCCACTAAGACACAGTGCGATCTTCACCCACCAGCTGGTCGCCCAAATAGGGGCTATGGTAACACTCAGGGCTGTCATTCTGGTAGCCCCATCTTTAGTGCTAATAAGGTGCCGGTTTCAATTTTACCGTACAACCATCATCTCCCACTGCTACTGTGAGCATATGGCCATCGTGAAGCTGGCTGCAGAAAATGTGCGGGTCAATAAAATCTATGGCTTGTTTGTGGCATTTGCTGTTGCAGGGTTTGATCTGATATTCATCACATTGTCCTACATACAGATATTTATCACAGTTTTTCGTTTGCCCCAGAAGGAGGCTCGGTGGAAAGCATTCAACACCTGCATCGCCCACATCTGTGTCTTCCTCCAGTTCTACCTCcttgccttcttctccttcttcacaCATAGGTTTGGTGCTCATGTTCCCCCTTATATCCATATCCTCTTTTCTAGCCTCTACTTGCTGGTCCCCCCATTTCTCAATCCACTTGTCTATGGTGCCAAGACCAAGCTGATCCGCATTCATGTggtgaagatatttttttcataa
- the LOC100468138 gene encoding olfactory receptor 52A5: MLIPNGSIFMPSVLTLTGIPGLESVQHWIGIPFCVMYFIAVIGNSLILGIIKYEHSLHKPMYTFLAMLGATDIALSTCILPKMLGIFWFHLPEISFVACLLQMWLIHSLQATESGILLAMALDRYVAICHPLRHTTFFSQQLLTHIAVGVTLRGAILGAPCLVLIKCRLKLYRTTVISHTYCEHMAIVKLATEDVRINKMYGLFVAFSILGFDIIFITLSYVQIFITVFHLPQKEARFKAFNTCIAHICVFLQFYLLAFFSFFTHRFGAHIPPYVHILLSNLYLLVPPFLNPIVYGVKTKQIRDHVLKIFFSKNPS, from the coding sequence ATGCTCATACCCAATGGTTCCATCTTCATGCCCTCTGTCCTAACACTCACTGGGATTCCTGGGCTGGAGTCAGTGCAACATTGGATTGGGATTCCATTCTGTGTCATGTATTTCATCGCTGTGATTGGGAATTCCCTAATTTTAGGTATAATCAAATATGAGCACAGCCTCCATAAGCCCATGTACACATTTTTGGCCATGCTGGGGGCCACAGACATTGCACTTAGCACCTGCATTCTTCCCAAAATGTTAGGCATCTTCTGGTTTCATTTGCCAGAGATTTCCTTTGTAGCCTGCCTTCTACAAATGTGGTTAATTCACTCCTTGCAGGCAACTGAATCAGGCATCCTACTGGCAATGGCCCTagatcgctatgtggccatctgtcaccccttGAGACACACCACCTTCTTCTCCCAACAACTCTTGACTCACATTGCAGTTGGGGTGACACTCAGGGGTGCTATTCTTGGAGCCCCATGCCTGGTTCTCATCAAATGTCGTCTTAAACTCTATCGAACTACAGTCATCTCCCATACTTATTGTGAGCACATGGCCATCGTGAAGCTGGCCACTGAAGATGTACGGATCAACAAGATGTATGGTCTCTTTGTTGCCTTCAGTATCTTAGGGTTTGACATAATCTTCATCACCTTGTCTTACGTTCAAATCTTTATCACTGTGTTTCACTTGCCCCAGAAGGAGGCACGGTTCAAGGCCTTTAATACCTGCATCGCCCACATCTGTGTCTTCCTGCAGTTCTACCTCcttgccttcttctccttcttcacaCATAGGTTTGGTGCTCACATACCACCATACGTTCATATCCTCTTATCAAACCTGTACCTGTTAGTCCCTCCTTTCCTCAACCCTATAGTCTATGGCGTGAAGACCAAACAAATTCGTGACCAtgtcctgaaaatatttttctctaaaaatccaTCTTGA